The following proteins are co-located in the Argopecten irradians isolate NY chromosome 9, Ai_NY, whole genome shotgun sequence genome:
- the LOC138332004 gene encoding cytochrome P450 4A24-like isoform X1, translating to MDTILLVLGTLLAAICLRKAIDVIQKYRANIKLYSEEKIKPVGKFHPLWGHLHLFSDYNGLIDLCGEVVAKTKTKITCYWLMGFYPVLNVCHTDTAKVVLRSSEPKPKHRGGGYFSLMDWLGDGLLLSEGKKWERNRRLLTPAFHFDVLKPYVDIYNEVFDLFNDKLEKATSGGKSVEIYDLVGLATLDTMMRCSVSYKGKIQEEGSSHPFVEATRRLGYLSQARILSPWLWPDFTFSLSPTGREYYKYANYIHDFDEKVIRERRGILEKDPSVLKKRHRDFLDILMTARDEHGIGLTDREIRDEVDTFLFEGHDTTSSAISWEMYFLSQHQEEQQKVYEEVKRVLGDRQNVEWSDIQEFSRLSLFMKESMRMRAPVPGIGRVTTREMEIDGVKLPVNTEVNILIHVLNSNKAYWANPEEFRPDRFADDKNRDPYDYVPFSAGPRNCIGQHFALDEQKVALAKLVQRFRILPDPDHVPIPNKEIVTRSKNGIYIKLEKR from the exons ATGGACACCATCTTACTTGTCCTCGGGACCTTGTTAGCGGCCATATGTCTACGTAAAGCCATAGATGTGATACAAAAATACAGAGCAAACATTAAGTTATATAGCGAAGAGAAAATCAAACCAGTAGGAAAGTTCCATCCACTATGGGGACACCTTCATCTG TTTAGTGATTACAACGGCCTCATTGATCTTTGTGGTGAAGTCGTGGCAAAAACAAAGACTAAGATCACCTGTTACTGGCTGATGGGCTTCTATCCTGTCCTCAACGTATGTCACACAGACACAGCTAAAGTCGTCCTCAGATCCTCGGAACCGAAACCGAAACACCGAGGAGGAGGGTATTTCAGCTTGATGGACTGGTTAG GTGATGGTCTATTGCTCAGTGAAGGTAAGAAGTGGGAAAGAAACCGGCGCCTACTGACACCCGCATTCCACTTCGATGTACTGAAACCCTATGTTGACATCTACAATGAAGTATTCGATCTATTCAAT GATAAGTTGGAGAAGGCGACCTCTGGCGGTAAAAGTGTAGAGATATATGACTTGGTGGGATTGGCTACACTTGACACTATGATGCGATGTTCTGTCTCCTACAAAGGCAAAATTCAAGAAGAAGG ATCTAGCCATCCTTTTGTAGAGGCGACAAGGCGACTTGGGTATTTGTCACAAGCCAGAATATT atcACCATGGTTGTGGCCGGATTTTACGTTCTCCCTGTCGCCGACTGGAAGAGAATATTATAAATACGCaaattatatacacgattttgATGAAAAGGTTATCCGTGAAAGACGAGGGATATTG gaAAAAGATCCGTCCGTCCTCAAAAAGCGCCATCGTGATTTCCTTGACATCTTGATGACAGCCCGAGATGAGCATGGTATTGGACTGACGGACCGTGAGATCAGAGACGAAGTCGACACTTTCCTGTTTGAGG GCCATGACACCACCTCCTCAGCTATAAGCTGGGAGATGTACTTTCTCTCTCAACACCAAGAGGAACAACAGAAAGTTTACGAGGAAGTGAAGAGAGTTTTGGGAGATAGACAGAACGTAGAATG GTCGGATATCCAGGAGTTCAGCAGGTTATCGTTATTCATGAAGGAATCCATGAGAATGCGTGCACCAGTGCCGGGCATAGGGAGAGTGACCACACGAGAGATGGAGATAGATGGCGTTAAACTTCCGGTTAATACGGAAGTCAATATTCTTATTCACGTGCTTAACAGCAACAAAGCGTACTGGGCTAACCCCGAG GAATTCCGACCGGATCGTTTTGCTGATGACAAAAACAGAGATCCGTACGACTATGTTCCATTTTCAGCAGGGCCaag AAATTGTATCGGACAGCATTTTGCATTAGATGAACAAAAAGTTGCCCTCGCAAAATTAGTTCAACG ATTCCGGATATTACCAGATCCCGACCACGTGCCAATCCCGAACAAGGAAATTGTGACTCGCTCAAAAAATGGAATATATATCAAACTAGAAAAACGATGA
- the LOC138332004 gene encoding cytochrome P450 4A24-like isoform X2, whose protein sequence is MGFYPVLNVCHTDTAKVVLRSSEPKPKHRGGGYFSLMDWLGDGLLLSEGKKWERNRRLLTPAFHFDVLKPYVDIYNEVFDLFNDKLEKATSGGKSVEIYDLVGLATLDTMMRCSVSYKGKIQEEGSSHPFVEATRRLGYLSQARILSPWLWPDFTFSLSPTGREYYKYANYIHDFDEKVIRERRGILEKDPSVLKKRHRDFLDILMTARDEHGIGLTDREIRDEVDTFLFEGHDTTSSAISWEMYFLSQHQEEQQKVYEEVKRVLGDRQNVEWSDIQEFSRLSLFMKESMRMRAPVPGIGRVTTREMEIDGVKLPVNTEVNILIHVLNSNKAYWANPEEFRPDRFADDKNRDPYDYVPFSAGPRNCIGQHFALDEQKVALAKLVQRFRILPDPDHVPIPNKEIVTRSKNGIYIKLEKR, encoded by the exons ATGGGCTTCTATCCTGTCCTCAACGTATGTCACACAGACACAGCTAAAGTCGTCCTCAGATCCTCGGAACCGAAACCGAAACACCGAGGAGGAGGGTATTTCAGCTTGATGGACTGGTTAG GTGATGGTCTATTGCTCAGTGAAGGTAAGAAGTGGGAAAGAAACCGGCGCCTACTGACACCCGCATTCCACTTCGATGTACTGAAACCCTATGTTGACATCTACAATGAAGTATTCGATCTATTCAAT GATAAGTTGGAGAAGGCGACCTCTGGCGGTAAAAGTGTAGAGATATATGACTTGGTGGGATTGGCTACACTTGACACTATGATGCGATGTTCTGTCTCCTACAAAGGCAAAATTCAAGAAGAAGG ATCTAGCCATCCTTTTGTAGAGGCGACAAGGCGACTTGGGTATTTGTCACAAGCCAGAATATT atcACCATGGTTGTGGCCGGATTTTACGTTCTCCCTGTCGCCGACTGGAAGAGAATATTATAAATACGCaaattatatacacgattttgATGAAAAGGTTATCCGTGAAAGACGAGGGATATTG gaAAAAGATCCGTCCGTCCTCAAAAAGCGCCATCGTGATTTCCTTGACATCTTGATGACAGCCCGAGATGAGCATGGTATTGGACTGACGGACCGTGAGATCAGAGACGAAGTCGACACTTTCCTGTTTGAGG GCCATGACACCACCTCCTCAGCTATAAGCTGGGAGATGTACTTTCTCTCTCAACACCAAGAGGAACAACAGAAAGTTTACGAGGAAGTGAAGAGAGTTTTGGGAGATAGACAGAACGTAGAATG GTCGGATATCCAGGAGTTCAGCAGGTTATCGTTATTCATGAAGGAATCCATGAGAATGCGTGCACCAGTGCCGGGCATAGGGAGAGTGACCACACGAGAGATGGAGATAGATGGCGTTAAACTTCCGGTTAATACGGAAGTCAATATTCTTATTCACGTGCTTAACAGCAACAAAGCGTACTGGGCTAACCCCGAG GAATTCCGACCGGATCGTTTTGCTGATGACAAAAACAGAGATCCGTACGACTATGTTCCATTTTCAGCAGGGCCaag AAATTGTATCGGACAGCATTTTGCATTAGATGAACAAAAAGTTGCCCTCGCAAAATTAGTTCAACG ATTCCGGATATTACCAGATCCCGACCACGTGCCAATCCCGAACAAGGAAATTGTGACTCGCTCAAAAAATGGAATATATATCAAACTAGAAAAACGATGA